The Eptesicus fuscus isolate TK198812 chromosome 17, DD_ASM_mEF_20220401, whole genome shotgun sequence genome has a window encoding:
- the ALDH18A1 gene encoding delta-1-pyrroline-5-carboxylate synthase isoform X1, producing the protein MLSQVCRSGFQPFNQRLLLWAQSTALSRSHPVQPSTIRNIRSWSNIPFITVPLSRAHGKSFAHRSELKHAKRIVVKLGSAVVTRGDECGLALGRLASIVEQVSVLQNQGREMMLVTSGAVAFGKQRLRHEILLSQSVRQALHSGQNQLKEMAIPVLEARACAAAGQSGLMALYEAMFTQYSICAAQILVTNLDFHDEQKRRNLNGTLHELLRMNIVPIVNTNDAVVPPAEPNSDLQGVNVISVKDNDSLAARLAVEMKTDLLIVLSDVEGLFDSPPGSDDAKLIDTFYPGDQQSVTFGTKSRVGMGGMEAKVKAALWALQGGTSVVIANGTHPKVSGHVITDIVEGKKVGTFFSEVKPAGPTVEQQGEMARSGGRMLATLEPEQRSEIIHHLADLLTDHRDEILSANKKDLEEAEGRLAPPLLKRLSLSTSKLNSLAIGLRQIAASSQDSVGRVLRRIRVAKNLELEQVTVPIGVLLVIFESRPDCLPQVAALAIASGNGLLLKGGKEAAHSNRILHVLTQEALSIHGVKEAVQLVNTREEVEDLCRLDKMIDLIIPRGSSQLVRDIQKAAKGIPVMGHSEGICHMYVDSEASVDKASRLVRDSKCEYPAACNALETLLIHRDLLRTPLFDQIIDMLRVEQVKIHAGPKFASYLTFSPSEVKSLRTEYGDLELCIEVVDSVQEAIDHIHKYGSSHTEVIVTENEKTAEFFLQHVDSACVFWNASTRFSDGYRFGLGAEVGISTSRIHARGPVGLEGLLTTKWLLRGEDHVVSDFSEHGTLKYLHENLPVPQRNTN; encoded by the exons ATCCTGTCCAGCCTTCAACCATCAGAAATATCCGTTCTTGGAGCAACATCCCATTTATCACTGTACCCCTTAGTCGCGCACATGGCAAGTCTTTTGCCCACCGCAGTGAGCTGAAGCATGCCAAGAGAATCGTGGTGAAACTTGGAAGCGCCGTGGTGACCCGAGGGGATGAATGTGGCCTGGCACTGGGACGCCTGGCATCTATTGTTGAGCAG GTGTCAGTGCTACAGAATCAAGGCCGAGAGATGATGCTGGTAACTAGTGGAGCCGTAGCTTTCGGCAAGCAACGCTTACGCCATGAGATCCTTCTGTCTCAGAGCGTGAGGCAGGCCCTGCACTCGGGGCAGAACCAGCTGAAGGAGATG GCAATTCCTGTCTTAGAAGCCCGAGCCTGTGCAGCCGCGGGACAGAGTGGACTGATGGCCTTGTATGAAGCCATGTTTACCCAGTACAGCATCTGTGCTGCCCAG ATTTTGGTGACCAATTTGGATTTCCACGATGAACAGAAGCGCCGGAATCTCAATGGAACACTTCATGAGCTCCTCCGAATGAACATCGTCCCCATTGTCAACACAAATGACGCTGTTGTCCCCCCAGCTGAGCCCAATAGTGATCTCCAGGGGGTAAAT GTTATTAGTGTCAAAGATAATGACAGCTTGGCTGCCCGGCTGGCTGTGGAAATGAAAACTGACCTCTTGATTGTTCTTTCAGATGTAGAAG GCCTCTTTGacagccccccagggtcagaTGATGCAAAGCTCATTGACACATTTTATCCTGGAGATCAGCAGTCTGTGACATTTGGCACCAAGTCAAGAGTGGGAATGGGTGGCATGGAAGCCAAG GTGAAAGCGGCCCTCTGGGCTTTGCAGGGTGGCACTTCGGTGGTTATTGCCAATGGAACCCACCCGAAAGTGTCTGGGCATGTCATCACAGACATCGTAGAGGGAAAGAAAGTTGGCACCTTCTTTTCCGAAGTGAAGCCTGCAG GCCCTACTGTTGAGCAGCAGGGAGAAATGGCTCGATCGGGAGGACGGATGTTGGCCACTTTGGAACCAGAGCAG aGATCAGAGATTATCCATCATCTGGCTGATCTGTTGACAGACCATCGTGATGAGATCCTGTCAGCCAACAAGAAAGacttggaggaggcagagg GGAGACTCGCACCTCCTCTGCTGAAACGACTGAGCCTCTCCACGTCCAAGTTGAACAGCCTGGCCATCGGTCTGCGGCAGATCGcagcctcctcccaggacagTGTGGGGCGCGTTTTGCGCCGGATCCGAGTTGCCAAAAACTTGGAACTAGAACAAGTGACTGTCCCAATCGGAGTCCTACTGGTCATCTTCGAGTCTCGCCCCGACTGTCTACCCCAG GTGGCAGCCTTGGCTATTGCAAGTGGTAATGGCTTGTTACTCAAAGGGGGGAAGGAGGCTGCACACAGCAACCGGATTCTTCATGTCCTGACCCAGGAGGCTCTCTCGATCCACGGAGTCAAGGAGGCCGTACAGCTG GTGAATACCAGAGAAGAAGTGGAAGATCTTTGCCGACTAGACAAAATGATAGATCTGATCATTCCACGCGGCTCTTCTCAGCTGGTCAGAGATATCCAGAAAGCCGCCAAGGGGATCCCAGTGATGGGGCACAGTGAAGGGATCTGCCACATGTATGTGGATTCAGAGGCCAGTGTCGATAAAGCCTCCAGACTGG tcAGAGACTCTAAATGTGAATATCCAGCTGCCTGCAACGCTTTGGAGACTCTGTTGATCCACCGAGACCTGCTGAGAACACCCCTGTTTGACCAGATCATTGATATGCTGCGAGTGGAACAG GTGAAAATTCACGCAGGCCCCAAGTTCGCCTCCTATCTGACCTTCAGCCCCTCGGAAGTAAAGTCCCTCCGAACTGAGTATGGGGACCTGGAGCTGTGCATTGAGGTGGTGGACAGCGTCCAGGAGGCCATCGACCACATACACAAGTACGGCAGCTCCCACACGGAGGTCATCGTCACGGAGAACG AGAAAACAGCAGAGTTCTTCCTGCAGCACGTTGACAGTGCCTGTGTGTTCTGGAACGCCAGCACCCGCTTCTCTGATGGCTACCGCTTCGGGCTGG GAGCTGAAGTGGGAATCAGTACCTCGCGAATCCACGCTCGGGGACCAGTAGGACTTGAGGGACTACTTACTACTAAGTGGCTGCTACGAGGGGAGGACCACGTGGTCTCGGATTTCTCAGAGCACGGAACTTTAAAGTATCTTCACGAGAACCTCCCTGTTCCTCAGAGAAACACCAACTGA
- the ALDH18A1 gene encoding delta-1-pyrroline-5-carboxylate synthase isoform X2 produces MLSQVCRSGFQPFNQRLLLWAQSTALSRSHPVQPSTIRNIRSWSNIPFITVPLSRAHGKSFAHRSELKHAKRIVVKLGSAVVTRGDECGLALGRLASIVEQVSVLQNQGREMMLVTSGAVAFGKQRLRHEILLSQSVRQALHSGQNQLKEMAIPVLEARACAAAGQSGLMALYEAMFTQYSICAAQILVTNLDFHDEQKRRNLNGTLHELLRMNIVPIVNTNDAVVPPAEPNSDLQGVISVKDNDSLAARLAVEMKTDLLIVLSDVEGLFDSPPGSDDAKLIDTFYPGDQQSVTFGTKSRVGMGGMEAKVKAALWALQGGTSVVIANGTHPKVSGHVITDIVEGKKVGTFFSEVKPAGPTVEQQGEMARSGGRMLATLEPEQRSEIIHHLADLLTDHRDEILSANKKDLEEAEGRLAPPLLKRLSLSTSKLNSLAIGLRQIAASSQDSVGRVLRRIRVAKNLELEQVTVPIGVLLVIFESRPDCLPQVAALAIASGNGLLLKGGKEAAHSNRILHVLTQEALSIHGVKEAVQLVNTREEVEDLCRLDKMIDLIIPRGSSQLVRDIQKAAKGIPVMGHSEGICHMYVDSEASVDKASRLVRDSKCEYPAACNALETLLIHRDLLRTPLFDQIIDMLRVEQVKIHAGPKFASYLTFSPSEVKSLRTEYGDLELCIEVVDSVQEAIDHIHKYGSSHTEVIVTENEKTAEFFLQHVDSACVFWNASTRFSDGYRFGLGAEVGISTSRIHARGPVGLEGLLTTKWLLRGEDHVVSDFSEHGTLKYLHENLPVPQRNTN; encoded by the exons ATCCTGTCCAGCCTTCAACCATCAGAAATATCCGTTCTTGGAGCAACATCCCATTTATCACTGTACCCCTTAGTCGCGCACATGGCAAGTCTTTTGCCCACCGCAGTGAGCTGAAGCATGCCAAGAGAATCGTGGTGAAACTTGGAAGCGCCGTGGTGACCCGAGGGGATGAATGTGGCCTGGCACTGGGACGCCTGGCATCTATTGTTGAGCAG GTGTCAGTGCTACAGAATCAAGGCCGAGAGATGATGCTGGTAACTAGTGGAGCCGTAGCTTTCGGCAAGCAACGCTTACGCCATGAGATCCTTCTGTCTCAGAGCGTGAGGCAGGCCCTGCACTCGGGGCAGAACCAGCTGAAGGAGATG GCAATTCCTGTCTTAGAAGCCCGAGCCTGTGCAGCCGCGGGACAGAGTGGACTGATGGCCTTGTATGAAGCCATGTTTACCCAGTACAGCATCTGTGCTGCCCAG ATTTTGGTGACCAATTTGGATTTCCACGATGAACAGAAGCGCCGGAATCTCAATGGAACACTTCATGAGCTCCTCCGAATGAACATCGTCCCCATTGTCAACACAAATGACGCTGTTGTCCCCCCAGCTGAGCCCAATAGTGATCTCCAGGGG GTTATTAGTGTCAAAGATAATGACAGCTTGGCTGCCCGGCTGGCTGTGGAAATGAAAACTGACCTCTTGATTGTTCTTTCAGATGTAGAAG GCCTCTTTGacagccccccagggtcagaTGATGCAAAGCTCATTGACACATTTTATCCTGGAGATCAGCAGTCTGTGACATTTGGCACCAAGTCAAGAGTGGGAATGGGTGGCATGGAAGCCAAG GTGAAAGCGGCCCTCTGGGCTTTGCAGGGTGGCACTTCGGTGGTTATTGCCAATGGAACCCACCCGAAAGTGTCTGGGCATGTCATCACAGACATCGTAGAGGGAAAGAAAGTTGGCACCTTCTTTTCCGAAGTGAAGCCTGCAG GCCCTACTGTTGAGCAGCAGGGAGAAATGGCTCGATCGGGAGGACGGATGTTGGCCACTTTGGAACCAGAGCAG aGATCAGAGATTATCCATCATCTGGCTGATCTGTTGACAGACCATCGTGATGAGATCCTGTCAGCCAACAAGAAAGacttggaggaggcagagg GGAGACTCGCACCTCCTCTGCTGAAACGACTGAGCCTCTCCACGTCCAAGTTGAACAGCCTGGCCATCGGTCTGCGGCAGATCGcagcctcctcccaggacagTGTGGGGCGCGTTTTGCGCCGGATCCGAGTTGCCAAAAACTTGGAACTAGAACAAGTGACTGTCCCAATCGGAGTCCTACTGGTCATCTTCGAGTCTCGCCCCGACTGTCTACCCCAG GTGGCAGCCTTGGCTATTGCAAGTGGTAATGGCTTGTTACTCAAAGGGGGGAAGGAGGCTGCACACAGCAACCGGATTCTTCATGTCCTGACCCAGGAGGCTCTCTCGATCCACGGAGTCAAGGAGGCCGTACAGCTG GTGAATACCAGAGAAGAAGTGGAAGATCTTTGCCGACTAGACAAAATGATAGATCTGATCATTCCACGCGGCTCTTCTCAGCTGGTCAGAGATATCCAGAAAGCCGCCAAGGGGATCCCAGTGATGGGGCACAGTGAAGGGATCTGCCACATGTATGTGGATTCAGAGGCCAGTGTCGATAAAGCCTCCAGACTGG tcAGAGACTCTAAATGTGAATATCCAGCTGCCTGCAACGCTTTGGAGACTCTGTTGATCCACCGAGACCTGCTGAGAACACCCCTGTTTGACCAGATCATTGATATGCTGCGAGTGGAACAG GTGAAAATTCACGCAGGCCCCAAGTTCGCCTCCTATCTGACCTTCAGCCCCTCGGAAGTAAAGTCCCTCCGAACTGAGTATGGGGACCTGGAGCTGTGCATTGAGGTGGTGGACAGCGTCCAGGAGGCCATCGACCACATACACAAGTACGGCAGCTCCCACACGGAGGTCATCGTCACGGAGAACG AGAAAACAGCAGAGTTCTTCCTGCAGCACGTTGACAGTGCCTGTGTGTTCTGGAACGCCAGCACCCGCTTCTCTGATGGCTACCGCTTCGGGCTGG GAGCTGAAGTGGGAATCAGTACCTCGCGAATCCACGCTCGGGGACCAGTAGGACTTGAGGGACTACTTACTACTAAGTGGCTGCTACGAGGGGAGGACCACGTGGTCTCGGATTTCTCAGAGCACGGAACTTTAAAGTATCTTCACGAGAACCTCCCTGTTCCTCAGAGAAACACCAACTGA